A portion of the Avibacterium sp. 20-132 genome contains these proteins:
- the glgC gene encoding glucose-1-phosphate adenylyltransferase: MSNSISKSPNKNDLVKDTLVLILAGGRGSRLYELTDKRAKPALYFGGNRRIIDFALSNCINSGLNHIGVVTQYAAHSLLRHLQKGWSFLPQERGEFIDMLPARQQIDDSTWYRGTADAVYQNMAIIRDHYCPKYILILAGDHIYKQDYSQMLLDHVSSNAQCTVGCIEVEREKACEFGVMAVDENLKVKAFVEKPKDPPAMAGKPNISLASMGIYVFNADYLYDILEREVNTPYTSHDFGKDILPKCLDEGTLYAHPFSRSCMGRNTDGEIYWRDVGTLDSFWQSNIDLVSENPQLDIYDQRWPIRGNPTQTYPSKFFYSKSDIKPVDNCLISGGCVITDASISYSVLFDRVIVQEGSLVDHSVVLPQVTIGKNCTLKRCIVDRHCVIPDGMEIGVDLALDSKRFRVSSGGVVLVTASMLKKLNGETVAFEAHLD; this comes from the coding sequence ATGAGCAACAGTATATCAAAATCACCAAATAAAAATGATCTTGTGAAAGATACCTTGGTGCTAATTTTAGCGGGCGGACGAGGTTCAAGACTTTATGAGCTAACGGATAAACGGGCGAAACCAGCACTGTATTTTGGCGGCAACAGACGAATTATTGATTTTGCGTTATCCAACTGTATTAACTCAGGGCTAAACCATATTGGCGTGGTTACCCAATATGCGGCGCACTCATTATTACGCCATTTGCAAAAAGGCTGGTCATTCTTGCCACAAGAGCGTGGTGAGTTTATTGATATGTTGCCAGCCCGTCAGCAAATTGATGATTCCACTTGGTATCGTGGCACGGCAGATGCGGTGTATCAAAATATGGCGATTATTCGCGATCATTATTGCCCGAAATACATCTTAATTTTGGCGGGTGATCACATTTATAAACAAGATTATAGCCAAATGTTGTTAGATCACGTTTCCAGTAATGCACAATGTACCGTAGGCTGTATTGAAGTGGAACGTGAAAAGGCTTGTGAGTTTGGGGTAATGGCGGTTGATGAAAATCTTAAAGTGAAAGCCTTTGTTGAAAAACCCAAAGATCCGCCAGCGATGGCAGGCAAACCGAATATTTCTTTAGCATCAATGGGCATTTATGTGTTCAATGCAGATTACCTATACGATATTTTAGAACGAGAAGTGAACACCCCTTACACCTCCCACGATTTTGGTAAAGATATTTTGCCGAAATGTTTAGATGAAGGCACGCTTTATGCCCATCCATTTAGCCGTTCTTGTATGGGACGTAATACCGATGGCGAAATTTACTGGCGTGATGTGGGAACGCTAGATAGTTTCTGGCAATCCAATATTGATTTGGTTTCCGAAAATCCACAACTGGATATTTATGATCAACGCTGGCCAATTCGTGGTAATCCAACGCAAACCTATCCATCAAAATTCTTTTATAGCAAATCAGACATTAAACCCGTGGATAACTGCTTGATTTCGGGTGGTTGTGTGATCACCGATGCGTCGATTAGTTATTCTGTCCTTTTCGATCGCGTTATCGTGCAAGAAGGGTCATTGGTTGATCATAGCGTCGTGTTACCGCAAGTGACCATTGGTAAAAATTGTACGCTCAAACGTTGTATTGTTGATCGCCATTGTGTCATTCCAGACGGAATGGAAATTGGTGTGGATTTAGCACTGGATAGCAAACGCTTTAGAGTTAGTAGTGGCGGTGTGGTGTTGGTTACTGCATCAATGTTAAAGAAGTTAAATGGTGAAACAGTTGCGTTTGAAGCGCATTTAGATTAA
- the glgA gene encoding glycogen synthase GlgA, translated as MRVLHVCSELYPLLKTGGLADVMGALPFAQQQIGMDSRILLPAYPAIAAGIPNTVVVAEFDHFAGHIVLRYGEYNGLGIYLIDAPHLYAREGNPYHDEWYNDYADNYKRFALLGWVGAELAVGLDAWWQAEVVHAHDWHAGLTSAYLAFKGRPAKSVFTIHNLAYQGMFSYHHLFELGLPLEMFHINGLELHGQISYLKSGLYYSDVVTAVSPTYAQEITTPEFGYGLQGLLEALSQEGRLVGILNGVDEQIWNPNSDHYLEDHYKLKAMAGKRKNKEKLQAYFNLPQQPDALLFVMVTRLTEQKGVDLLIQNAETIVQQGGQLALLGSGAPHLEEGLRHLAERYPEHIAVKIGYDEALSHLIIAGGDVILVPSRFEPCGLTQLYGLKYGTLPLVRATGGLADTVVDSHSENIKARKATGFVFNDANAEGLGWAINNAFALWQKQRLWQSVRVVAMEQDFSWQIAARHYQALYQRIL; from the coding sequence ATGAGAGTTTTACACGTTTGTTCAGAACTTTACCCGTTACTCAAAACGGGCGGTTTAGCGGATGTAATGGGGGCATTACCTTTTGCGCAACAGCAAATTGGTATGGATAGCCGAATTTTACTGCCGGCTTACCCTGCCATTGCTGCTGGCATTCCTAACACCGTTGTGGTGGCGGAATTTGATCATTTTGCAGGGCATATCGTGCTACGTTATGGTGAATATAACGGGCTAGGCATCTATCTGATTGATGCACCGCATTTGTATGCCAGAGAAGGCAATCCGTACCACGATGAATGGTATAACGATTATGCCGATAACTATAAACGTTTTGCCTTACTTGGCTGGGTTGGGGCAGAACTTGCTGTTGGATTAGATGCTTGGTGGCAAGCGGAAGTGGTTCACGCCCACGATTGGCACGCGGGTTTAACAAGTGCTTATTTAGCGTTTAAAGGGCGACCTGCCAAATCCGTATTTACCATTCATAATCTCGCTTATCAGGGAATGTTTTCTTATCACCATTTGTTTGAACTTGGTTTACCGTTGGAAATGTTCCATATCAACGGATTAGAGTTACACGGACAAATTTCTTATTTAAAATCAGGGCTTTATTATTCCGATGTGGTGACTGCCGTTAGCCCAACCTATGCCCAAGAAATCACGACGCCAGAATTTGGTTACGGCTTGCAAGGTTTACTTGAGGCATTGAGTCAAGAAGGGCGATTAGTCGGCATTCTCAATGGCGTTGATGAACAAATTTGGAACCCGAATAGTGATCATTACCTTGAAGATCATTACAAATTAAAAGCAATGGCGGGCAAACGTAAAAATAAAGAAAAATTACAAGCCTATTTCAATCTACCACAACAGCCTGATGCCTTATTATTTGTAATGGTGACACGTTTAACCGAACAAAAAGGCGTAGATTTACTGATTCAAAACGCAGAAACCATCGTACAACAAGGCGGTCAGCTTGCTTTACTGGGGTCAGGCGCACCGCATTTAGAAGAAGGATTACGCCACCTTGCCGAACGTTATCCTGAACATATCGCAGTAAAAATTGGCTATGATGAAGCCTTATCACACTTAATTATTGCAGGGGGGGATGTGATTTTAGTGCCAAGCCGTTTTGAACCTTGTGGCTTAACCCAGCTTTATGGATTGAAATACGGCACTTTACCATTAGTACGAGCCACCGGTGGTTTAGCTGATACGGTGGTAGATAGCCATTCTGAAAACATCAAAGCACGGAAAGCCACTGGGTTTGTGTTTAATGATGCCAATGCGGAAGGGTTAGGCTGGGCGATTAATAACGCCTTTGCATTATGGCAAAAACAGCGCCTATGGCAAAGTGTACGCGTGGTTGCAATGGAGCAAGATTTTAGCTGGCAAATTGCGGCAAGACATTACCAAGCATTATATCAACGCATTTTATAG
- the glgB gene encoding 1,4-alpha-glucan branching protein GlgB: MNKYLPQETINAFFNGTHSDPFSVLGMHETEKGIEIRVLLPDADKVVIINKENQEKVCELTCLDDRGFFAAVMPETRSFFAYQLEVYWGNEPQLIEDPYRFHPIIQELDNWLLAEGSHLRPYEILGAHFMQCEGVSGVNFRLWAPNAKRVSIVGDFNYWDGRRHPMRFHATSGIWELFIPKATLGQFYKFEVLDCNEQLRLKADPYAFSSQLRPDTASQISPLPNGVEMTEKRRKANQFDQPISIYEVHLGSWRRNLENNFWLDYDQIAEELIPYVKEMGFTHIEFLPLSEFPFDGSWGYQPIGLYSPTSRFGTPEGFKRLIEKAHEAGINVILDWVPGHFPSDTHGLAAFDGTALYEHADPREGYHQDWNTLIYNYGRNEVKNFLSGNALYWLERFGLDGLRVDAVASMIYRDYSRADGEWIPNQYGGRENLEAIEFLKHTNYVIGTENAGAITIAEESTSFAGVTHPPQDGGLGFHFKWNMGWMNDTLSYMRKDPIYRQHHHDQMTFGMMYQYRENFVLPLSHDEVVHGKGSLIGKMPGDAWQKFANLRAYYGYMWGYPGKKLLFMGNEFAQGREWNYQESLDWFLLDESVGGGWHKGVLNLVKDLNRTYQTHPALYQLDYDPKGFNWLVVDDYQHSVFVFERCSRDEERIIVVSNFTPVPRYAYRFGVNEAGVYEEILNTDSYFYQGANLGNQGEVQSEAIPSHNKAHSISVTIPPLATIYLKWRNPTKSEKRTPSTQVENEQKMKTTTRKTKKAPR; encoded by the coding sequence ATGAATAAATACCTTCCACAAGAAACCATTAATGCCTTTTTTAACGGGACACATTCTGATCCATTTTCTGTATTAGGAATGCACGAAACAGAAAAAGGGATTGAAATCCGCGTGTTATTGCCTGATGCGGATAAGGTCGTGATTATTAATAAAGAAAATCAAGAAAAAGTGTGCGAACTAACTTGCCTTGATGATCGTGGCTTTTTCGCAGCGGTAATGCCAGAGACACGCAGTTTTTTTGCTTATCAGCTGGAAGTTTACTGGGGGAATGAACCTCAGCTTATTGAAGATCCTTATCGTTTCCACCCAATTATTCAAGAGCTGGATAATTGGCTGTTGGCGGAAGGCTCACATTTACGCCCTTATGAAATTTTAGGCGCCCATTTTATGCAATGTGAAGGCGTATCAGGTGTGAATTTTCGCCTATGGGCGCCGAATGCAAAACGCGTTTCCATTGTGGGCGATTTTAACTATTGGGACGGTCGTCGCCACCCAATGCGTTTTCACGCCACCAGTGGCATTTGGGAATTGTTTATACCAAAGGCTACACTCGGACAGTTCTATAAATTTGAAGTACTCGATTGCAATGAACAGTTACGTTTAAAAGCCGATCCTTACGCCTTTAGCTCACAGCTTCGCCCTGATACTGCCTCACAAATTAGCCCATTGCCAAATGGGGTAGAAATGACCGAAAAACGACGTAAAGCAAACCAATTTGATCAGCCAATTTCCATTTATGAGGTGCATTTAGGCTCTTGGCGGCGTAATCTTGAGAATAATTTCTGGTTGGATTATGACCAAATTGCCGAGGAACTCATTCCTTATGTCAAAGAAATGGGCTTTACGCATATTGAATTTTTGCCCTTGTCGGAATTTCCTTTTGATGGTTCTTGGGGCTATCAACCCATTGGGCTTTATTCACCAACCAGCCGTTTTGGCACACCCGAAGGCTTTAAACGTTTGATCGAGAAAGCCCACGAGGCGGGCATTAATGTGATTTTAGATTGGGTGCCGGGGCATTTCCCAAGTGATACTCACGGTTTGGCTGCCTTTGACGGCACGGCGTTGTATGAACACGCTGATCCAAGAGAAGGCTATCATCAAGATTGGAACACCTTAATTTATAACTATGGTCGTAATGAGGTGAAAAACTTCTTATCGGGGAATGCGTTATATTGGCTTGAACGCTTTGGTTTAGATGGTTTGCGTGTAGATGCCGTGGCATCAATGATTTACCGAGATTACAGCCGCGCAGACGGTGAGTGGATTCCAAACCAATACGGGGGCAGAGAAAACTTAGAAGCCATTGAATTTTTAAAACACACCAATTATGTGATCGGCACAGAAAATGCAGGCGCAATTACTATTGCGGAAGAATCCACCTCCTTTGCGGGTGTCACCCACCCACCGCAAGATGGCGGCTTAGGTTTCCACTTTAAATGGAATATGGGCTGGATGAACGATACCTTATCCTATATGCGAAAAGATCCGATATATCGCCAACATCATCACGATCAAATGACCTTTGGAATGATGTATCAATATCGTGAAAACTTTGTGCTCCCGCTTTCTCACGATGAAGTGGTACACGGCAAAGGCTCACTTATCGGCAAAATGCCGGGGGATGCGTGGCAAAAATTTGCGAATTTGCGCGCTTATTATGGCTATATGTGGGGGTATCCCGGCAAAAAATTGCTCTTTATGGGCAACGAATTTGCCCAAGGGCGTGAGTGGAATTACCAAGAAAGCCTAGATTGGTTCTTACTTGATGAAAGTGTTGGTGGGGGCTGGCATAAAGGCGTATTGAATTTAGTGAAAGATTTAAACCGCACTTATCAAACTCACCCAGCATTATACCAATTAGATTACGATCCAAAGGGCTTTAATTGGCTTGTGGTAGATGATTATCAACATTCTGTCTTCGTGTTTGAACGTTGTAGTCGTGATGAGGAACGTATTATCGTGGTCAGTAACTTCACCCCAGTACCGCGTTATGCGTATCGCTTTGGCGTGAATGAAGCAGGGGTATATGAAGAAATTCTCAATACAGATTCTTACTTCTATCAAGGTGCTAACCTTGGTAATCAAGGTGAAGTACAGAGTGAAGCTATTCCAAGCCACAATAAGGCGCATTCTATTTCCGTAACCATTCCGCCATTGGCAACGATTTACCTAAAATGGCGAAACCCCACTAAAAGCGAGAAAAGAACGCCAAGCACCCAAGTGGAAAACGAGCAAAAAATGAAAACAACAACGCGTAAAACAAAGAAAGCCCCTCGGTAA
- the glgX gene encoding glycogen debranching protein GlgX, producing MISTAAGKPYPLGSSIEILQDNSGNKKVGWNFALFSSCAESVKLCLFFDGQELPLEMYQSGAFWHLWVGELPYGTQYGFRITGQDNTLCNPQKLMLDPYAKAVIGKPDLSCIEKQQWFLLNDPRDNAHLAPKGVLVDNQFDWQGDKPLATPWAKTIIYELHVKGFTQLRQDLPEAIRGTYAGLAHPTMITYLKELGISAVEILPINYHLDEPHLQEKGLVNYWGYSPLAMFAVETAYWSGQTGTTPLSEFKTMVRALHQAGIEVILDVVFNHSVESEKHFPTFSQRGIDDRAYYWQNAQGEYLNATGCGNTLNLANDITRRWVLDCLIYWVEECHIDGFRFDLATVLGRETPVFNPQARLFAEIAQEPRLQQCKFIAEPWDIGEGGYQVGNFPHYFAEWNDRFRDDLCRFWLWKSGELGGFAQRFAGSSEIYQKEDRKPHHSVNFITAHDGFTLCDLTSYNEKHNLANGEQNRDGRNENYSYNHGIEGVENLPEEVKYQRFLSCGGLLASLLLANGTPMLLAGDEFGHSQKGNNNAYCQDNEITWLNWQKFQPHFVEMTKQLIALRKQIPSLQRDQWWTEENVQWRNAQGQLMSVADWHNPHSKAMQIQLDEDWLLLINAKAELQTFLLPDGKWEVVYSGAFVQMQGNLWAVNDLAFVCCTKKGNDY from the coding sequence ATGATCAGCACGGCAGCAGGAAAGCCTTACCCATTAGGGAGTTCTATTGAAATTTTGCAAGATAATTCAGGCAACAAAAAAGTGGGCTGGAATTTTGCTCTATTTTCTTCTTGCGCAGAAAGCGTCAAATTATGTTTATTTTTTGACGGACAGGAATTACCCCTAGAAATGTACCAAAGTGGCGCGTTTTGGCATTTATGGGTGGGGGAGTTGCCTTATGGCACGCAATATGGCTTTCGTATTACAGGACAAGATAACACCTTATGCAATCCACAAAAATTAATGCTCGATCCTTATGCGAAAGCGGTGATAGGTAAGCCGGATTTAAGTTGTATTGAAAAGCAGCAATGGTTTTTACTCAACGATCCTCGAGATAACGCTCACCTTGCGCCTAAAGGTGTCCTCGTTGATAACCAATTTGATTGGCAAGGTGATAAACCCTTAGCAACACCTTGGGCTAAAACTATCATTTATGAATTGCACGTTAAAGGGTTTACCCAGTTACGACAAGATTTACCAGAGGCTATTCGCGGTACTTATGCGGGCTTAGCACACCCCACAATGATTACCTATTTAAAAGAACTGGGGATAAGTGCGGTGGAAATTTTACCGATAAATTATCATCTTGATGAACCGCATTTACAAGAAAAAGGGTTGGTCAATTATTGGGGATATAGCCCATTGGCGATGTTTGCCGTAGAAACAGCTTATTGGTCAGGACAAACGGGAACAACGCCATTAAGTGAATTTAAAACAATGGTGAGAGCGCTTCATCAAGCGGGTATTGAAGTCATTTTAGATGTGGTTTTCAACCACAGCGTGGAATCAGAAAAACACTTTCCCACTTTTAGCCAGCGTGGAATTGATGATCGGGCTTACTATTGGCAAAACGCACAAGGGGAATACCTGAATGCCACAGGCTGCGGCAATACCTTAAATTTAGCCAATGACATCACCCGCCGCTGGGTGTTGGATTGCTTAATTTATTGGGTGGAAGAATGTCATATTGACGGTTTCCGTTTTGATCTTGCTACTGTATTAGGTAGAGAAACCCCAGTGTTTAACCCACAGGCAAGGCTTTTTGCTGAGATTGCGCAAGAACCGCGTTTACAGCAATGCAAATTTATTGCTGAGCCTTGGGATATTGGCGAAGGCGGTTATCAAGTGGGGAATTTCCCTCACTATTTTGCTGAATGGAACGATCGTTTTCGTGATGATCTCTGCCGTTTTTGGTTATGGAAAAGCGGTGAGTTAGGCGGTTTTGCACAACGTTTTGCCGGATCGAGTGAAATTTATCAAAAAGAAGATCGCAAGCCACATCATTCTGTGAATTTTATTACCGCACACGATGGCTTTACCCTGTGCGATCTCACCAGTTATAACGAAAAACATAATCTCGCCAACGGTGAGCAAAATCGTGATGGACGTAACGAAAATTACAGTTATAACCACGGGATAGAGGGCGTAGAAAATCTTCCAGAGGAAGTGAAATACCAACGTTTTTTAAGTTGTGGCGGTTTGCTAGCGAGTTTATTGTTGGCAAATGGCACACCAATGTTGCTGGCAGGCGATGAATTTGGACATAGCCAAAAAGGTAACAATAACGCCTATTGCCAAGATAATGAAATTACGTGGCTAAATTGGCAAAAATTTCAACCGCACTTTGTTGAGATGACTAAACAGCTTATTGCCCTAAGAAAGCAAATCCCAAGTTTACAACGGGATCAATGGTGGACGGAAGAAAATGTGCAATGGCGTAACGCACAAGGGCAATTAATGAGCGTGGCGGATTGGCATAATCCCCATAGCAAAGCAATGCAAATTCAGTTAGATGAAGATTGGTTACTTTTAATCAATGCAAAAGCAGAATTACAAACGTTCTTGTTGCCAGATGGGAAATGGGAAGTTGTATATAGTGGTGCGTTCGTACAAATGCAAGGAAATCTATGGGCTGTGAATGATCTCGCATTCGTATGTTGCACGAAAAAAGGAAATGATTATTGA
- a CDS encoding glycogen/starch/alpha-glucan phosphorylase produces MTTDNIDFPFSYNQPEQTTESLKKAIVYKLIFLIGRSPQEASQRDWLNATLYAVRDLVTEGWISTARQSRDEKTRRVYYLSMEYLMGRTLSNALIAEGVYTLAKEALNELDVDLEEIIEKEVDPGLGNGGLGRLAACFMDSIATLAIPAMGYGIRYEYGMFRQTIEEGKQVEKPDAWLEKGAPWEFIRPSKRFNIQFGGHIYFEGKKCVWESKEEIVALAYDQMIPGYANDSAATLRLWSAHAGDSFNLAEFNRGDYFRAVEQRASSENVSRVLYPDDSTWAGRELRLRQEYFLVSASLQDIIKRHKRTHGSVKNLADKVAIHLNDTHPALAIPELMYILVDKEGYDWKTAWDMCRRIFSYTCHTLMSEALETWPVEMMAKILPRHLQIIFEINDYFLEYVRTYVTTDDNFIRRVSLIEEGDVRKVRMGWLSVVGSHKVNGVAAIHSDLMVTSTFADFAHIYPERFTNVTNGITPRRWIAVANPDLSALFDRYIGTQWRRDLSLLNELKAHLDDPDVQNAIPAIKRANKVRLVDYVKKELGIELNPDALFDVQVKRIHEYKRQILNVLHIIARYNEMLEHPEKDWTPRVFILAGKAASAYYAAKQTINLINDVAKIINNDERLQGRLKVVFIPNYSVSLAQMIIPAADISEQISLAGTEASGTSNMKFALNGALTLGTLDGANVEILENVGEDNIFIFGHTVEQVEALRRNGYRPYDIYQSNEQLRRVIDQITSGFFSPNDPHRYQDLLNGLCYHDYYQSFADFQSYVEAQKRVDERYRDQSAWTNSALQNIVNMSFFSSDRTIEEYAKKIWKIQPLKLN; encoded by the coding sequence ATGACAACGGATAACATTGATTTTCCCTTCTCTTATAATCAACCGGAACAAACCACAGAATCGCTGAAAAAAGCGATCGTGTATAAATTGATTTTCTTAATTGGGCGTTCACCACAAGAAGCAAGCCAACGTGATTGGCTCAATGCCACCCTTTATGCGGTGCGTGATCTTGTGACAGAAGGCTGGATTTCGACCGCCCGTCAATCCCGTGATGAAAAAACACGTCGCGTCTATTATTTATCAATGGAATATTTAATGGGGCGGACGCTTTCTAATGCGTTGATTGCAGAGGGCGTTTATACCCTTGCTAAAGAAGCCTTAAATGAGCTTGATGTGGATTTAGAAGAAATCATTGAGAAAGAAGTAGATCCCGGTTTAGGTAATGGCGGTTTAGGGCGTTTGGCCGCGTGCTTTATGGATTCTATTGCCACCTTAGCTATTCCCGCAATGGGATATGGTATCCGTTATGAATACGGTATGTTTCGACAAACGATCGAAGAGGGTAAACAGGTAGAAAAACCCGATGCGTGGTTAGAAAAAGGCGCGCCTTGGGAATTTATTCGTCCTTCTAAACGTTTCAATATCCAATTTGGCGGGCATATTTATTTTGAAGGAAAAAAATGTGTTTGGGAGAGTAAAGAGGAAATTGTTGCCTTAGCTTATGATCAAATGATTCCCGGGTATGCCAACGACAGCGCGGCAACTTTACGCTTGTGGAGCGCCCACGCAGGGGATTCTTTCAATCTTGCCGAATTTAACCGTGGTGATTATTTTCGTGCCGTAGAACAGCGTGCTTCCAGTGAAAATGTCTCGCGCGTGTTATATCCTGATGATTCCACTTGGGCAGGACGTGAATTGCGTTTACGCCAAGAGTATTTCTTAGTTTCCGCCTCACTACAAGATATTATCAAACGCCACAAACGCACGCACGGTAGCGTAAAAAACTTGGCAGATAAAGTGGCAATTCACTTAAACGATACCCACCCAGCCTTAGCTATTCCTGAATTGATGTACATTTTAGTGGATAAAGAAGGCTATGATTGGAAAACCGCGTGGGATATGTGTCGCCGTATTTTCTCTTACACTTGCCACACACTGATGTCTGAAGCATTAGAAACTTGGCCTGTGGAAATGATGGCAAAAATCTTACCACGTCATTTACAGATCATTTTTGAAATCAATGATTATTTCTTAGAATATGTTCGCACTTATGTGACCACCGATGATAATTTTATTCGTCGTGTGTCTTTAATTGAAGAGGGTGATGTGCGTAAAGTACGTATGGGCTGGTTGTCTGTTGTGGGATCGCACAAAGTCAATGGGGTTGCTGCCATTCATTCAGATCTTATGGTAACCTCAACCTTTGCCGATTTTGCGCATATTTACCCTGAACGTTTTACCAACGTCACCAATGGCATTACACCACGCCGTTGGATTGCCGTGGCAAACCCGGATTTATCTGCCTTATTTGATCGTTATATTGGCACGCAATGGCGTCGAGATCTGAGTTTATTAAATGAGCTTAAAGCCCATCTTGACGATCCTGATGTGCAAAACGCTATTCCAGCCATTAAACGCGCAAACAAAGTGCGCTTAGTTGATTATGTGAAAAAAGAATTAGGCATTGAACTCAATCCTGATGCCTTATTTGACGTACAGGTAAAACGTATCCACGAATACAAACGCCAAATTCTCAATGTGTTACACATTATTGCCCGCTATAACGAAATGCTAGAACACCCTGAAAAAGACTGGACACCACGCGTGTTTATCCTTGCGGGTAAAGCGGCTTCAGCCTATTACGCAGCGAAACAAACCATTAACTTAATTAATGATGTAGCAAAAATCATCAATAACGATGAACGTTTGCAAGGTCGTTTAAAAGTGGTGTTCATTCCAAATTATAGTGTAAGCCTTGCACAAATGATCATTCCAGCGGCGGATATTTCTGAACAAATTTCCCTTGCGGGAACAGAAGCCTCAGGCACAAGTAATATGAAATTTGCACTCAATGGCGCATTAACCTTGGGAACATTAGACGGGGCGAATGTAGAAATCTTAGAAAATGTCGGCGAAGACAATATTTTCATCTTTGGGCATACCGTAGAACAGGTGGAAGCGTTACGTCGTAACGGCTACCGCCCTTATGATATTTATCAAAGCAATGAACAGCTACGCCGCGTGATTGACCAAATCACCTCAGGATTTTTCTCCCCGAATGATCCGCATCGTTATCAAGATTTGCTTAATGGCTTATGTTATCACGATTATTATCAATCCTTTGCCGATTTCCAAAGCTATGTGGAAGCACAAAAACGGGTTGATGAAAGATACCGTGATCAAAGCGCGTGGACCAACAGTGCATTACAAAATATTGTGAATATGAGTTTCTTCTCATCAGACAGAACCATTGAAGAATATGCGAAAAAAATCTGGAAAATCCAACCGCTCAAGCTAAATTAG